The Elaeis guineensis isolate ETL-2024a chromosome 3, EG11, whole genome shotgun sequence region ttttgagaaaaagaagaatcTCCAACAAACTTTGGAATAACCTGTCTATTGTTGAGAAAAATGTCTAATAAATAGCGATTAACTTTTTAATATGATCTTTAGAAACTAATCTTCCGCTTTTTGGCTTTTAAAAAATAACATCTGTTttcattctgtttaatatataaaatctgatgaaTATGGCCGGAGGCTTGCTTCCTTAGTCTCCATTATCTTCAAAATAACAACAACAACTACAACTGTTTAATGAACTTTGAAATACTAAATAAATTTTAAGGTATTGTTGATTTAAAAACCACATATCCTTTCTCTAAAAACCTTGAAATTTCCACTATGCTTGGAATTACTGTTATCGATCAATGGTGCAACAGTTTTCCAAACACTTAATCAATCTAAAAATTACGTGTGCAATACATCTGCCTCAAAACATAAAAGCATTCACACGTTCTTAAATGATCAGGCATATGTCGACTCAAGCATCATAATGGGTCAAACTGGTGAATACATTGAAAGTAATGGCAAGTATGAGGGAGTTGAATACATGAGATGCACGCCAGAAAATCTATTTTTCCCAGATTTTTCTCGAATTCCAAGGACCGACGTCATCTTCTTTTGCTCACCAAACAATCCAACGGGTCACGCTGCATCAAGGGAGCAACTACAGCAATTGGTAGAGGTTGCTAGGAGGAATGGATCAATAATTGTGTATGACTCTGTGTATGCTGCCTACATATCAGATGATAGCCCAAGATCCATCTATGAGATCCCTGGATCAAAAGAGGTAATTAGATTGCTTGGTTTTCTTGTTATAGTGAAATGGGACTTAATACTTCATTTGCCATAATATGGTATGCGAGGATATCCTTGTTTTAGGCTACTCGCCATAGCATAGAACATGTAGATAGCATCACCATGAGCGAACTCTATTTAACATGTAAATTTCTTAGAATGAGCAAAACATTTTTAGTCCTTAATTTGAGGTTTCtgaaaaaagggaagaaaaaaaagagcccTCCTAGGAGCAATAACAATGAATGACCATGAGAAGTCATCTATATCAGTGAAAATAAGACACAAAGAATGATAGTCCTCTTGGCTCCAAATATAACATCGAGGCTCTTTGACAAATTTTCTTGTTACAAAATTTCATAACATTCCTACAAaagtaatctaattcaattttaataTCGTGATcgtctaattataaatatatgagaCAGGGAAGGATCCATAAACGCTCGATCATGCATACAGATGCCATGCTAAGTTACAGAAGCGAATCTCTTAATAAGATTTGGACATGGTTCTCTTTCAGGTTGCAATTGAGATTGCATCTTTATCCAAATTTGCGGGGTTCACCGGAGTCCGTCTTGGCTGGACGGTGGTCCCTGAAGAGCTCCAATACTCTGATGGCTTTCCTGTCGGAAAAgattttgatcgcatcatgtgcaCATGCTTTAATGGTGCATCCAATATTGCTCAAGCGGGAGGCTTGGCTTGCCTATCGGAACAAGGTTACAAGGTCAGTACTGCAAAGTTAGGTGCCATTTCATAAAAACAATGCTACGAGACTGCTAAGATTCATCAATGATCATATATATAGTTGTTTGAACTTTTTCTCAACATTTTTGCAGGCCATACAAGAAGTAGTTAATGTCTACAAGGAGAATGCTAGAATACTGAGAGACACATTTTCTTCAATGGATTTGGAGGTGTATGGAGGCACAAATTCCCCTTATATATGGGTGCATTTTCCTGGTCGAAGATCATGGGATGTTTTCGAAGAGATCCTTGAGAGAACACATGTTATTACTATCCCAGGTTGTGGATTTGGCCCAGGTGGTGAAGGCTTCATTAGACTCAGCTCATTTAATCACAAGGAATGCATTCTTGAAGCTTCTGAAAGATTGAGAGGTCTTTTTGCATAAAAGTTCCAtctcttttctattttctttatGAAAAAATTGTGTTTGAAAATTTTCTTTGTTGGTTTGAGTTCATAACCAATCACCATCCCTGATGTAACGCTCTCTTCGTTCCCTTTCTCTCAGGCTTGATACTCTTAAATAGCTTTTGCACCTTTCTTTCATTTGCTGAATGAAAATGATTAAGCTTTGCCCAATCTTTTCTTTAGAAAAGTGCCACAATATATGCAAAATCCTCGACCCCCGCCAGCGTCCCCCATCCACCACACACCCCGCCCCCAACAAAACCCTCTACTCCAATGGAAGCAATTGAGTTTGGATCGCTGTGGATCCGATCAAAAGTTCAGATATGAagctgatctatttattaaatagataatccgaCTCGATCTGCTTaattaatccatttattaaatgaaccaagttagattaaatgaGTTAAATTGGTTAAATAGATTTTTAGCAGGTTAAATAAGTTAAACAAATCGGGTTAAACAAGTAAGAAACAAGTGAAGCATGTTTTAAATAGATTAGAAGGGTCATAAATAtgttaaataagttaaatagaataaataggttaaatggattatctgattcaatccaatctaaatattaaatagattaaacggatcagatatccaaaatctaaatctgatcaaaatattaaatagattaacaaATCGATCTGTTAATGATTCGAATATGCTTagcctaaatctaaatctatttatagtggatcgaatatggatcgggttgatggatcggatcatattttaccAGGCttactcttctctctctctttctctcagacACACACACAATTCTATTGGAATAGATTGGATTATAGAAAATACTTGATTGAGAGGAGTGAGGGATCGAAATTGGAAtaagaatggatgactcccatttcaACGTTTGGTTGGAAGGAATTCCATTCTGAGGTGGAATGAAAATGACCCAATCTACCTAGAACTCAATCCccactctcctccatggattcaaattttcattcagaCTTCGATTTCGATCATGAACCAAATACTTCGAAGAATTTggtcatttcgattctgatttcaatctatttcaattttcatttcgatttcgatttcgatcgcGAACCAAACACCCCTCGTTTAAATCCTAATTTGATGAAGCCCGACATATTTCCTTGCGCCTAACCAGACGCAACACCCTATCACTTGTGGTCAGGTTCAGGTCACAATCAGTTTGACCCCGATCAGCCCTGTTCATCATCATATGTGATGAGGTTCAGGATTGAAAGATATTCGATCAGAGCCGGCCCTACCCACCGTATACCCATATCATGGGATTCCGCACACCTAGAGAGGAATCTATGGATGGTTATCATATTCCCTTTTCCTTGGATCCTTATCCGACTCCACTTCTTCATTCTTATTCGTAGTGAGAGCGCTTATTGCAAGCACAAACTTGGCAGACCTTATCTCTATAAATTGACTGGTAGGATATTTTGTCTTAAAGCTTATCAGTTATGCAGCATCAGCTAGTAGGATGTGCAACTACGCCAAAGCTGATTGGTTCAAATGAACCCGGTTGGTCTATTCTTACAATGAATTGATTTGGTTCATGTAGTTCGAAGCATGTAATGAGGCACATAGGTTGCATGTTAGTGATTTAAGTAACATTAGGTATTTGGTCAAGCTATGTGGCTAGTGATCTGTTGTTTAGGCTAGGGTTGGCCCGCTATTAACCTCAAATTAAGAGGAAGAAATATTTGGCTGATGGTTGTGATTTAATGTCGGTAGAATTAGACTTTTCTTTAGACAAAAATATatctacttttattttttatagtcTCACTCAGACATGCCATAAGCTATGGTAGTTGCACTGTCATCCACAAGTGCATCTTGGCATTTCATGTAAATGTTAAGAGGAGAGATGGGTAGCTATGATTCTTATGATGAATTGGTTggcatttttatttcttaaaagatAGATGACTATGATTtttgcgtttttttttttttttttttttttctggttttTGATGGCAAATTCTTGTCAAGCGAACTGCTGCACTCTTCCTCTCATGGACATCCCAAGTAAAGGACGAGCAAATGAAGCTGCTGGCACCTATTCGAAAGACCTTCCTTGTTAAAATCTGGGAGTAGTCTCCGTGGGGAACAAAGAGAGGTGCAAGCAGAAGAAATGAAACGAGCCATGTATCAACACAGCGAAAGAAACGAGCTGGCTGTGTGCTCGTGGATGATAACCGAAGACTGGCAGATGAAGTTCCCACCTCCAATGTAATGCTAATTGCGGACTGATAACGAGGAAACTGTTGCATTTCCTCAATCTTAACTGTGGGCTGAAACATAATTTCAGTCATAACTATACATGAGTACCGTTACAACCTGTTACGATTCGACGCTCTTCACTGACGGATATAAATATAGCAAACAAGATACCCATACTCTGCCTCCATATCTTGAAATTTCAGTCCGAAATCATCTCTTTGCTGCCATTATTTTTGTATGTATAACCATAATCTTTGACCATTATATCCACCGCTCAATCTATAC contains the following coding sequences:
- the LOC105041657 gene encoding aminotransferase ALD1 homolog, translated to MILNTFAFMQTRMITPNSFSWKGVPSCSTRHQMKIACRTKVPRNANMQKLRNSYLFPEIGMRQEAHMEKYPDAKVISLGIGDTTEPIPNIITSAMAEYSLALSSYEGYTGYGPEQGNKPLRKAIAETIYADMGVKESEVFVSDGTQCDISRIQLLLGSDVTIAVQDPTFPAYVDSSIIMGQTGEYIESNGKYEGVEYMRCTPENLFFPDFSRIPRTDVIFFCSPNNPTGHAASREQLQQLVEVARRNGSIIVYDSVYAAYISDDSPRSIYEIPGSKEVAIEIASLSKFAGFTGVRLGWTVVPEELQYSDGFPVGKDFDRIMCTCFNGASNIAQAGGLACLSEQGYKAIQEVVNVYKENARILRDTFSSMDLEVYGGTNSPYIWVHFPGRRSWDVFEEILERTHVITIPGCGFGPGGEGFIRLSSFNHKECILEASERLRGLFA